The window ACCGCATTACTGATGGCTTCCACTCCGGTTAAGGAAGCAGACCCGGCCGAAAAGGCTTTAAAAAACATTAACAGGGTCATACCCTTCACGGAGGCCGTGATTGGTGCTGCAGCATGATAGGTAATCTTCCCCGTTAAAATGTTATACCCCCCAACGATAATCATTAAAATGATCATCAAAATGAAAAGATAAACGGGCAACACTAGGAAGGACGCAGAGTCACGCATCCCCCGCAGGTTCAAGACCATGATGAACAGCACAATCAGAATCGCAATCGGAACCTGATAGTGATATAGGCTAGGAATTGCCGAGGTAATTGCTTCTGTTCCAGAGGTCGTAGACACCGCCACGGTCAACATGTAATCAACCAGTAACGAGCCCCCGGCCACTAGCCCAGCACCTTCACCCCAATTACTCCGAGCCACCACATAGGCTCCCCCACCAGAGGGGTAAGCATAAATAATTTGCCGGTAGGACAAAGTAATGGCGGCCAGAAGAATTAACACCAACAACGCAACCCACATTTGGTACATGAGGGCGGCCGTTGATAGCGTAATCAAGACTGCCGTAATCTGTTCCGTTCCGTAAGCCACTGATGATAACGCATCTGACGACAACAGGGCTAATCCCTTAAAAATCGTAAGGGACTGCCCTGATTCATCGGTACTTTTCAGCGGTCGGCCAATAATTAAACGTTTTAAATATCGCCACATGAAACTGTACTCCTATATCTTGAATTTGCTAACTAGCATTTTTATACAACTGCTACTATACTCCGACTGCCCGTTTCCGACAACAAAAAAAGAGAAGTTTACTAGTGTAAACTTCTCTTTAATTAGTTCGCTTACATCATGCCAGGCATTCCTTGTGCCATGGCCGGATTATCGTTACCGCCATCTTCCTTTGGTTCTTCCGCAACCACGGCTTCAGTGGTTAATAATAAGGAAGAAACAGAAGCAGCGTTTTGTAAAGCAGAGCGACTAACCTTGGTTGGGTCAACCACCCCGGCGGCAATCATGTCTTCATACTTGTCGTCCGCAGCGTTGTAGCCAATTCCTGGTTTTTCTTGCTTCAAGTGGTCCACAATCACAGCACCGTCTACACCGGCATTTTCAGCAATTTGCTTAACCGGAGCTTCCAGAGCCCGACGCACGATGTCAACCCCAGTTTGTTCATCGCCTTCTGCTTCCACAGCAGCCACATCGTTTAAGATGTTGATGAAGGCCGTTCCACCACCAGGAACAAATCCTTCTTCTACGGCAGCTCGGGTAGCGTTCAAGGCATCTTCAATCCGGTACTTGCGTTCTTTCAATTCGGTTTCCGTAGCAGCACCGACTTTGATAACAGCCACTCCACCAGCTAATTTAGCCAAACGTTCTTGCAACTTATCTCTATCAAAATCAGAGTTGGTAGCAGCAATTTGACCCTTAATTTCGGCAACGCGTTGGGCAATGGCATCCTTGTCACCCTTACCTTCCACGATGGTCGTCGAATCTTTCGTAACGTTTACTTTATTGGATTGTCCCAATTGATCAACCGTGGTGTCCTTCAATTCTAAGCCGAGGTCATCACTAATGACAGTCGCACCAGTTAAGGTTGCAATGTCCTGTAATTGAGCTTTCCGGCGGTCACCAAAGCCAGGAGCTTTAACAGCAACCACGTTGAAGGTTCCCCGCATCTTGTTCAGAACCAAGGTTGGGAGCACTTCGCCACCAATGTCATCGGCAATCATCAATAACGAACGACCTTGTTCCACAACTGATTGCAGCAACGGCATGATGTCTTGCATGTTGTTAATCTTCTTGTCGGTGATTAAGATGTAAGGATTGTCTAAATCAGCTTCCATCTTTTCTTGATCAGTGACCATGTATTGGGACATGTAGCCACGATCAAATTCCATTCCTTCAACCACGTCCAAGCTAGTTTCTACTCCCTTGGAGTCTTCGATGGTAATTACCCCATCGTTTCCAACTTTTTCCATGGCGTCGGCAATCAAACTACCCACTTGTTCGCTAGCAGAAGAAATCGAAGCGATTTGGGCAATATCATCTTTGTTTTCCACCTTGTGGCTCATCTTGTGTAAGCTATCAACAGCCGCTTTCGTGGCCTTTTCAATTCCGCGACGAACCCCCACTGGATTAGCACCAGCCGTCACGTTTTTCATTCCTTCTTTAACGATGGCTTGGGTTAAAACCGTGGCCGTCGTAGTTCCGTCACCAGCAACATCGTTCGTCTTGGATGCTACTTCAGAAACTAACTTAGCTCCCATGTTTTCAAAGTGATCAGGTAAGCTAATTGCCTTAGCAATCGTAACCCCATCGTTAGTAATCGTGGGGTCGCCAGCAGTTTCTTCCAAGACCACGTTCCGACCTTTTGGTCCCATCGTTGTTTTAACTGTGTCAGCTAACTTGTCGACACCATTTAGCATGGCGCTCCGTGCGTCATCAGAAAACTTTAATTCTTTAGCCATTTTCATTCACCTCATGTTTAATTAATTTGAACTTGCTATTTCAGCCTAATTGTTAAATTATTTAACGATTGCGAGGAGGTCGCTTTCGTGCATCACAAGATATTCTTGATCTCCATCGTTAACTTTAGTTCCGGCGTATTTATCAAACATTACAACGTCACCTTCGCTAACTACGGGAGCAACTTTTTCACCGTTATCAAGCACTCGGCCGGTTCCAACCGCAACTACTTTTCCTTGGGTTGGTTTTTCCTTAGCGTTTTCAGCTAATACAATGCCGCCAACCGTTTCTTCCGGTTGGTCTTGAATTTCAATAATGACACGATCTCCAATTGGTTGTAACATCATTAATCCCTCCAATAAAGTAACGTTTTAGCACTCAGACTCATCAAGTGCTAATTACATTATTTAATATAAGCTCCTTCGAATTTAAATGCAAGAATTTAGTTCAAAAAAAGAGTTCCTATTTCCGGAACCCTTAGTCATCGCTGCCATGATCGTAATGATCAATGAAATAAATTAAAGTTTGGAGCTCATTGGTAAGATCCACGTTGTGCACCCGAATCCCATCTGGAACGTTTAAACGGCGGGAGGTAAAGTTCAAGATGCCCTTCACGCCTGCTTCTGAGACCTGA of the Fructilactobacillus cliffordii genome contains:
- the groES gene encoding co-chaperone GroES, with the protein product MLQPIGDRVIIEIQDQPEETVGGIVLAENAKEKPTQGKVVAVGTGRVLDNGEKVAPVVSEGDVVMFDKYAGTKVNDGDQEYLVMHESDLLAIVK
- the groL gene encoding chaperonin GroEL (60 kDa chaperone family; promotes refolding of misfolded polypeptides especially under stressful conditions; forms two stacked rings of heptamers to form a barrel-shaped 14mer; ends can be capped by GroES; misfolded proteins enter the barrel where they are refolded when GroES binds), whose translation is MAKELKFSDDARSAMLNGVDKLADTVKTTMGPKGRNVVLEETAGDPTITNDGVTIAKAISLPDHFENMGAKLVSEVASKTNDVAGDGTTTATVLTQAIVKEGMKNVTAGANPVGVRRGIEKATKAAVDSLHKMSHKVENKDDIAQIASISSASEQVGSLIADAMEKVGNDGVITIEDSKGVETSLDVVEGMEFDRGYMSQYMVTDQEKMEADLDNPYILITDKKINNMQDIMPLLQSVVEQGRSLLMIADDIGGEVLPTLVLNKMRGTFNVVAVKAPGFGDRRKAQLQDIATLTGATVISDDLGLELKDTTVDQLGQSNKVNVTKDSTTIVEGKGDKDAIAQRVAEIKGQIAATNSDFDRDKLQERLAKLAGGVAVIKVGAATETELKERKYRIEDALNATRAAVEEGFVPGGGTAFINILNDVAAVEAEGDEQTGVDIVRRALEAPVKQIAENAGVDGAVIVDHLKQEKPGIGYNAADDKYEDMIAAGVVDPTKVSRSALQNAASVSSLLLTTEAVVAEEPKEDGGNDNPAMAQGMPGMM